A single window of Cytobacillus dafuensis DNA harbors:
- a CDS encoding sensor histidine kinase, whose amino-acid sequence MVPILCIIIFVLLIMNILQYLFRRNLTQDINEISDKISDIIKQETAEKVLVPTDWQAVRLLLIQVNKLLDYNQKVIADYAKTKDSLRKLISNMSHDLKTPLMVILGYVEKLKLDESMTIDENKMLMTRLHEKVLSLTGLLNQFFDLVKLESDDYVMPLSKIPLNEICRKSVLEFYDLLFSKGLQVEIDIPDRPLYIWGNEDALERILNNLISNSIRYGSDGGIFGLTLREVDEFVVIEIWDRGKGIAEIHQDRVFERLYTLDDARNPHFQGSGLGLSITKYLTEAMKGTIHLDSKPYEKTRFTCLFKQISY is encoded by the coding sequence ATGGTTCCTATTCTTTGTATAATCATTTTTGTTTTGCTTATTATGAATATATTACAATATTTGTTTCGGAGGAATCTTACACAAGATATTAATGAAATCAGTGATAAGATAAGTGATATCATCAAACAGGAGACAGCGGAAAAAGTATTGGTTCCTACGGATTGGCAAGCCGTTCGACTATTGCTTATACAAGTTAACAAGCTTCTGGATTATAACCAAAAGGTCATTGCGGACTATGCAAAAACAAAAGATAGTTTAAGAAAGCTAATATCCAATATGTCTCATGATTTGAAAACACCTCTTATGGTTATTTTAGGGTATGTGGAAAAGTTGAAACTAGATGAAAGTATGACAATTGACGAAAATAAAATGCTTATGACTCGTCTGCATGAAAAAGTATTAAGTTTAACTGGTTTGCTGAATCAGTTTTTTGACTTAGTAAAGTTAGAATCAGATGATTATGTCATGCCTTTAAGTAAAATACCACTTAATGAAATTTGTAGAAAAAGTGTTTTGGAGTTTTATGATTTGCTCTTCTCTAAAGGACTTCAAGTAGAGATTGATATTCCAGATCGGCCATTATATATTTGGGGAAATGAAGATGCTTTAGAACGTATATTAAACAATCTAATTTCAAATTCAATCCGATATGGAAGTGATGGAGGGATTTTTGGATTAACACTCAGGGAAGTTGATGAGTTTGTTGTGATTGAGATTTGGGATAGAGGGAAAGGTATTGCAGAGATTCATCAAGATCGGGTGTTTGAGCGGTTATACACATTAGATGATGCCAGAAATCCTCATTTTCAAGGAAGCGGTCTAGGCCTAAGTATTACAAAATACTTAACAGAAGCGATGAAGGGTACGATTCACTTAGATAGCAAGCCATATGAAAAAACGAGATTCACTTGTCTTTTTAAGCAAATTTCATATTAA
- a CDS encoding ABC transporter permease — protein MTNLIRLEWKKLNQKTVWMELFIYMLILIFFPTFFIKVVIPAFGQSYAAAIELNGFIQMGYVLFGGSLINHVFIEEYKNKTISLSFGYPINRKKLFTAKVLFIALFVFFATIISFILSGLTTYLLDQFFPIINGKPTTSDMLEFLKSMMIGSVLITLISFIPLFFFGIWKRAVVPAIICSLFIMQLPNFSSFFNIEPDVVVIILSILGAISIFLSLKTAESVGEI, from the coding sequence ATGACTAATTTGATTCGATTGGAATGGAAGAAATTAAACCAAAAAACCGTTTGGATGGAATTATTCATTTACATGTTGATTCTTATCTTTTTTCCTACATTTTTTATCAAGGTGGTAATACCTGCGTTCGGGCAAAGCTATGCTGCTGCAATTGAATTAAACGGGTTTATCCAAATGGGCTATGTTTTGTTTGGTGGATCGCTTATCAATCATGTTTTCATTGAAGAATATAAAAATAAGACCATCTCGCTTTCTTTCGGGTATCCAATAAATCGAAAAAAATTGTTTACAGCAAAAGTGCTGTTCATCGCCCTGTTTGTCTTTTTTGCCACCATTATTTCATTTATTTTATCTGGATTGACAACTTATTTGCTTGATCAGTTTTTTCCCATTATTAATGGAAAGCCGACAACTTCGGATATGTTAGAATTTTTAAAAAGCATGATGATTGGTTCCGTTTTGATTACTCTAATTAGTTTCATTCCTCTCTTTTTCTTTGGAATATGGAAAAGGGCAGTCGTACCAGCCATTATATGCTCCCTATTTATTATGCAATTGCCTAATTTTTCATCATTTTTCAATATCGAACCAGATGTGGTAGTCATCATACTGAGCATTTTAGGCGCAATAAGCATATTTCTTTCTTTAAAGACTGCGGAAAGTGTTGGGGAGATATAG
- a CDS encoding ABC transporter ATP-binding protein, with translation MNHVVKTTGLTKRVKGKNLVTDINLHIQKGEIYGFLGQNGAGKTTIMKMLTGITKPTSGEIELFGQMLNERSKTVLKRVGSIIEYPILFEHLTALENLKLHCEYLGYYDEKGMKHALDMVHLRGIEDKKVKEFSLGMKQRLGFARAIVVKPELIILDEPTNGLDPIGIKDIRDLIFMLNKEYGITFLLSSHILGEIEQVADRIGVIKDGRLLNEVALADIRNQQTDYIELLTTNAEKTVYLLEKELHISNMKIIQGNRIRIYDLSHTQNDISKLLIQNDIGLEEIQKHSSSLEDYFYKQINGGGLDD, from the coding sequence ATGAATCATGTAGTAAAGACGACTGGACTTACTAAACGAGTTAAAGGGAAAAATCTTGTAACGGATATTAATCTTCATATACAAAAAGGTGAAATTTATGGGTTTCTTGGGCAAAATGGTGCAGGTAAAACGACCATTATGAAAATGCTCACAGGAATTACAAAGCCAACAAGTGGTGAAATAGAATTATTTGGCCAAATGCTTAACGAACGGTCTAAGACGGTTTTAAAGAGAGTAGGCAGTATCATCGAATATCCGATATTGTTCGAACATTTGACAGCGTTAGAAAATTTAAAGCTTCACTGTGAATATTTAGGATATTACGATGAAAAAGGGATGAAGCATGCGCTTGATATGGTTCATTTAAGAGGGATTGAAGACAAAAAGGTGAAGGAATTTTCACTTGGGATGAAGCAACGGCTTGGTTTTGCAAGAGCAATCGTAGTGAAGCCTGAACTCATTATTTTGGATGAACCGACAAATGGGCTAGACCCAATTGGTATTAAGGATATTCGAGATTTAATCTTTATGCTTAATAAGGAATATGGGATCACCTTTCTTCTATCCAGCCATATTTTAGGCGAAATAGAGCAGGTTGCAGATCGAATTGGCGTTATTAAGGATGGAAGGCTTTTGAATGAAGTAGCCTTAGCAGATATCCGAAATCAGCAAACTGATTATATCGAGCTACTGACAACAAATGCAGAAAAAACTGTATATTTACTTGAAAAAGAGCTTCATATATCAAATATGAAAATAATCCAAGGAAACAGAATTCGAATCTACGATTTGTCTCATACTCAAAATGACATTTCCAAACTATTGATTCAAAATGATATCGGACTGGAAGAAATCCAAAAACATTCAAGTTCATTAGAGGACTATTTTTATAAGCAAATTAATGGGGGTGGGTTGGATGACTAA
- the hutH gene encoding histidine ammonia-lyase yields the protein MVILTGNTLTLAEIKKVLFEKEKVEPTEESMLAVKESYNAVKRIVEEERVIYGINTGFGKFSDVLINQKDVKDLQLNLIRSHACGVGEPFPESVSRAMLLLRANALLKGFSGARPIIIERLLELVNREIHPVIPQQGSLGASGDLAPLSHLALVLVGEGEVFYKGKRRPSIEVLMEEGLTPLTLEAKEGLALINGTQAMTAMGVVAYLEAEKLAYQSELIAAVTMEGLNGIIDAFNEKIHLARGYQQQVDTAKRIRAYLSGSQLITKQGEIRVQDAYSIRCIPQVHGASWQALDYVKEKLEIEMNAATDNPLVFDEGESVISGGNFHGQPIALAMDFMKIAVAELANISERRIERLVNPQLNDLPPFLSPEPGLQSGAMILQYCAAALVSENKTLAHPASVDSIPSSANQEDHVSMGTIAARHAYQIIQNANNVLSIELICALQAAEFKGVEKMADKTKAFYLEARKIVPSITKDRIFSKDTEACSTWLKKLDINSFML from the coding sequence ATGGTTATTCTAACAGGAAACACGTTAACGCTTGCAGAAATTAAGAAGGTATTATTTGAGAAAGAAAAAGTCGAGCCAACTGAAGAAAGTATGCTGGCCGTAAAAGAAAGCTATAACGCAGTAAAAAGAATTGTTGAGGAAGAAAGAGTCATATATGGAATCAACACTGGTTTTGGAAAGTTTAGTGATGTGCTAATTAACCAGAAGGATGTCAAAGACCTTCAGCTAAATTTAATTCGTTCACATGCTTGTGGAGTAGGAGAGCCATTTCCTGAGTCTGTCTCACGAGCAATGCTGTTATTAAGAGCGAATGCTTTACTGAAAGGTTTTTCTGGAGCTAGACCAATTATCATTGAAAGATTACTTGAACTGGTGAACAGAGAAATTCATCCGGTTATTCCGCAGCAGGGTTCTCTTGGTGCAAGTGGGGATTTAGCTCCACTTTCACATTTAGCATTAGTTCTTGTAGGAGAAGGAGAAGTTTTTTATAAAGGAAAGAGAAGACCTTCAATTGAAGTTCTTATGGAAGAAGGATTAACTCCACTTACATTGGAAGCAAAGGAAGGACTAGCTCTCATTAATGGAACTCAAGCAATGACAGCTATGGGAGTAGTTGCTTATCTTGAAGCAGAAAAGCTTGCCTATCAAAGTGAGTTAATTGCTGCTGTTACAATGGAAGGCTTAAATGGAATTATCGATGCTTTTAACGAGAAAATTCATCTTGCAAGAGGCTATCAGCAGCAGGTTGATACTGCCAAAAGAATAAGAGCCTATTTATCAGGCAGTCAGTTAATTACAAAGCAAGGGGAAATTCGTGTACAGGATGCGTATTCCATCCGTTGTATCCCACAAGTACATGGAGCTTCATGGCAAGCGCTTGACTATGTAAAGGAAAAGTTAGAAATTGAAATGAATGCTGCGACAGATAATCCGCTTGTTTTTGATGAAGGGGAAAGTGTCATTTCAGGCGGAAATTTCCATGGACAGCCGATTGCACTTGCAATGGATTTCATGAAAATCGCTGTAGCAGAACTTGCCAACATTTCGGAGCGAAGAATTGAGCGATTAGTCAATCCTCAATTAAATGATCTGCCGCCATTTTTAAGTCCGGAGCCTGGTTTGCAATCAGGGGCAATGATTCTTCAGTATTGTGCAGCTGCCCTTGTTTCCGAAAATAAAACATTAGCCCATCCGGCAAGTGTGGATTCAATTCCATCTTCAGCTAACCAAGAAGATCATGTCAGCATGGGAACAATCGCTGCCAGACATGCTTATCAAATTATTCAAAATGCTAATAATGTCCTTTCAATTGAACTGATCTGTGCCTTACAGGCTGCAGAGTTCAAGGGAGTTGAGAAAATGGCAGACAAGACGAAGGCCTTCTATTTAGAGGCAAGAAAAATAGTGCCTTCTATTACGAAGGATCGTATATTCTCAAAAGATACTGAGGCATGTTCTACATGGCTGAAGAAGCTTGATATTAACTCGTTTATGTTGTAA
- a CDS encoding DnaJ family domain-containing protein gives MDFFSIISEDRIKKAYKEKEFENLPGYGKPLPFDDLASVPEDIRMAYRVLKNAGYTEEDNQLKKEMLTIEELIRKCEDPDEKQKLQKKLNEKMLRFNSMMAKRGKNTNSSLFKNYDQKISKKMF, from the coding sequence ATGGACTTTTTTTCAATTATTTCTGAAGATCGGATAAAAAAGGCTTATAAAGAAAAGGAATTTGAAAATTTACCCGGCTACGGGAAACCACTTCCATTTGATGACTTAGCATCAGTTCCAGAGGATATACGGATGGCGTATCGGGTATTGAAAAATGCAGGATATACCGAAGAGGATAATCAGTTAAAAAAAGAAATGCTTACAATAGAGGAATTAATAAGAAAATGTGAGGATCCAGATGAAAAACAAAAATTGCAAAAGAAATTAAATGAAAAAATGCTTCGCTTTAACAGTATGATGGCGAAGAGGGGAAAAAACACGAATTCTTCTCTTTTTAAAAACTATGACCAAAAAATAAGTAAAAAAATGTTTTAA
- a CDS encoding CotG/ExsB N-terminal domain-containing protein, with amino-acid sequence MRRYTETEIRRAVAEVVAAGMEKFLYQEPISSESSRQSTGRKSNNTFDRKKST; translated from the coding sequence TTGAGAAGGTATACTGAAACGGAAATTCGCCGTGCAGTTGCTGAAGTAGTAGCTGCAGGAATGGAAAAGTTTCTTTATCAAGAGCCAATTTCTTCAGAGAGTTCGAGGCAGTCTACGGGAAGGAAAAGTAATAACACTTTTGACAGGAAAAAAAGTACATGA
- a CDS encoding CotH kinase family protein, producing the protein MLKKEDIPIYNLFINPKSLTDLKKNIWSENSVIGKINIDNKKYDIDVMFRGFYVRELNKKSYHIHFYKPKTWKGAKELHLNAEYKDHSLLRNKLSFDFFSEIGVMTPSAEHVFLVLNGKPEGVYLQLESVDEYYFKKRNIPVESIFYAIDGDANFSLISEYDNAPKKSLEMGYEIKYGMDEERLILQEFIFKVNTLLRKEFEQVIGNYIDVEKYLRWLAGVVCTQNFDGFVQNYALCRTGDSGLFEVLPWDYDGTWGRDVHGDIMEFDFVRIDGFNTLSARLLDVPSFRKLYYKILLKILQNQFTVDFMKPRIQELHTLLRPFVLKDPYKKDYIKQFDMEPEFICQYITDRNNYMKNELKKLGLN; encoded by the coding sequence ATTTTGAAAAAAGAAGATATACCTATCTATAATTTGTTTATTAATCCGAAAAGTCTCACCGATTTAAAGAAGAATATTTGGTCCGAAAATTCTGTGATAGGAAAAATAAACATTGATAATAAAAAGTATGACATCGATGTTATGTTCCGAGGATTTTATGTTCGAGAATTAAATAAGAAATCGTATCATATTCACTTTTATAAACCTAAGACATGGAAAGGGGCAAAAGAGCTGCATTTAAATGCAGAATATAAAGACCATTCATTATTAAGAAATAAGCTTTCTTTTGATTTTTTTTCAGAAATTGGTGTAATGACTCCCTCGGCAGAGCATGTTTTTCTTGTTTTAAATGGAAAGCCAGAAGGTGTTTATCTGCAATTAGAGTCAGTAGATGAGTACTATTTCAAGAAAAGGAATATTCCAGTAGAGTCGATTTTCTATGCAATTGATGGAGATGCTAATTTTTCGCTGATTAGTGAATATGATAATGCTCCTAAAAAATCTCTAGAAATGGGCTATGAAATAAAGTATGGAATGGACGAAGAACGATTGATCTTACAAGAATTTATTTTTAAAGTAAATACACTCTTAAGGAAAGAATTTGAACAAGTGATAGGAAATTACATTGATGTTGAAAAGTATTTGCGTTGGCTTGCAGGCGTAGTCTGTACCCAGAACTTCGATGGATTTGTTCAAAACTATGCCCTGTGCAGGACAGGAGACTCAGGTTTATTCGAGGTCCTTCCATGGGATTATGATGGCACTTGGGGAAGAGATGTTCATGGGGATATTATGGAATTTGACTTTGTTCGAATAGATGGATTTAATACATTATCAGCAAGATTGCTCGATGTTCCTTCATTTAGAAAATTATATTATAAAATCCTCCTTAAAATCCTCCAAAATCAATTTACAGTCGACTTTATGAAACCTAGAATACAGGAACTGCATACACTTCTCCGCCCTTTTGTTTTAAAAGATCCATATAAAAAAGATTATATCAAACAATTTGACATGGAGCCGGAATTCATATGCCAATATATTACGGATAGAAACAACTATATGAAGAATGAACTGAAAAAACTAGGCCTCAACTAG